The Marinifilum sp. JC120 genome window below encodes:
- a CDS encoding glycine betaine ABC transporter substrate-binding protein has protein sequence MLKRILPLVLLLVLLSTNAFAERLKIKLVTPAYACAITSTNLAAAVLDRAGYDSEILMVSIATMWKALEIGEADATLAAWLPATHAPYYDKVKDKVVNYGANTKGARLGWVVPKYVTIDSITELNANKDKFDGEIVGIAPSAGLMLLSEKAVKEYDLDFELKDSSGAAMTALLGDAIRQNKWVVVTGWSPHWKFGRWELKYLEDPKGVLGGAEEIVTITRKGFADDYPEAAAILDRIYWDIGVMQAEMFKNEEEGVDPLKNAQAFLDSHPELLKKWLGK, from the coding sequence ATGTTGAAACGGATTTTACCTTTGGTTCTGCTGCTTGTTCTTCTTTCTACAAATGCATTTGCCGAGAGACTGAAAATTAAGCTGGTTACTCCTGCCTACGCGTGCGCTATTACTTCTACTAATCTAGCTGCTGCGGTTCTTGATCGCGCCGGATATGATTCTGAGATTTTGATGGTTTCAATTGCAACTATGTGGAAGGCACTGGAGATAGGCGAAGCTGATGCCACTTTAGCTGCATGGCTTCCTGCCACACATGCTCCTTACTATGACAAAGTTAAGGATAAGGTTGTCAATTATGGAGCCAACACCAAGGGCGCGAGATTGGGCTGGGTTGTCCCCAAATATGTGACCATTGATTCAATTACTGAACTTAATGCCAACAAGGATAAATTTGACGGTGAGATTGTAGGTATTGCTCCCAGTGCCGGACTGATGCTTCTTTCAGAAAAAGCGGTCAAGGAATATGATCTCGACTTTGAGCTTAAAGACAGCAGCGGTGCAGCTATGACCGCCTTGCTTGGTGATGCTATTCGTCAGAACAAATGGGTAGTTGTTACCGGCTGGTCCCCGCATTGGAAGTTCGGTCGTTGGGAGCTGAAATATCTGGAAGATCCTAAAGGTGTTCTGGGCGGAGCTGAAGAAATTGTGACTATCACACGTAAGGGCTTTGCTGATGACTATCCCGAGGCTGCTGCAATCTTGGATCGCATTTACTGGGATATCGGCGTGATGCAGGCTGAGATGTTTAAAAATGAAGAAGAGGGTGTTGATCCGCTGAAGAATGCGCAGGCCTTTTTGGACAGTCATCCTGAATTGCTGAAAAAATGGTTAGGTAAATAG
- the ablB gene encoding putative beta-lysine N-acetyltransferase: MLHDSIIMIGRSCVQIGPFNDRIYLMSLAPEDCEGINLVDVLINAAVREDLSKIFVKVPEYHSLPFLSCGFEKEAHVPGMFGDSDGFFLSFYRHQWRKEQGNRDELDHVLSVAESKKGKGNISTLPRSLLMRRLGPEDAHALAHLYGQTFKTYPFPITDPEFICQEMGAGVRFMGVYEGDSLVGAASAEVAADGNSAEMTDFAVNPDYRKAGIAGALLRSLEDDCSKSGIKCFFTIARACSYGINSLFSKGDYGYSGRLINNTNISGSLESMNVWYKVL, encoded by the coding sequence ATGTTGCATGATTCCATTATAATGATCGGCCGGAGTTGCGTTCAGATAGGCCCGTTCAATGACCGCATTTATCTGATGTCTCTTGCTCCTGAAGATTGTGAGGGAATCAATCTGGTTGATGTGTTGATTAATGCTGCCGTGCGCGAAGATCTTTCCAAGATTTTTGTCAAGGTTCCCGAATACCACTCGCTCCCGTTTCTTTCATGCGGTTTTGAAAAAGAGGCGCATGTTCCGGGAATGTTTGGAGACTCTGACGGTTTTTTTCTGAGCTTCTATCGTCACCAGTGGCGCAAGGAGCAAGGTAACAGGGATGAGCTTGATCACGTTCTTTCTGTTGCTGAAAGTAAAAAAGGGAAGGGGAATATCTCGACCCTGCCACGTAGTCTGTTGATGCGTAGACTCGGACCGGAAGATGCGCATGCGCTTGCGCATCTTTACGGTCAAACTTTTAAAACCTACCCGTTTCCCATTACCGATCCTGAATTCATTTGTCAGGAAATGGGTGCGGGCGTGCGTTTTATGGGCGTGTATGAAGGGGATAGCCTTGTGGGCGCTGCTTCAGCTGAAGTAGCTGCTGACGGAAACAGTGCAGAGATGACCGATTTCGCAGTTAACCCCGATTACCGCAAGGCGGGGATTGCCGGAGCGTTGCTGCGGTCCCTTGAAGATGATTGTTCCAAGTCCGGGATCAAGTGTTTTTTCACTATTGCGCGGGCTTGTTCTTATGGAATTAATTCCCTGTTTTCCAAGGGGGATTATGGTTATTCCGGGCGGCTGATCAATAATACTAATATCAGCGGCAGTCTGGAATCCATGAATGTCTGGTATAAGGTTTTGTAA
- the ablA gene encoding lysine 2,3-aminomutase, whose amino-acid sequence MTVYTERQETLACVIDDESSKSDWTDWKWHIRNTIRTVSGFEKALGIKFSDAERKKHELTMRKFPLAITPYYLSLIDVEDYENDPVFLQSFPSPEELKIERCDMTDPLHEDEDSPVPGLTHRYPDRVLFHISNLCSMYCRHCTRKRKVGDQDSIPSRAQLEQGIEYIRNTPQVRDVLLSGGDPFMLSDEKLDWILTKLGEIEHVEVIRIGTRMPVVLPYRITDNLVNMLKKHHPLWINTHFNHPREVTDSSRRALAKLADGGIPLGNQSVLLAGVNDCPRLIKTLNQKLVKNRVRPYYLYQCDLSEGLSHFRTPVGKGIEILESLRGHTSGFAVPTYVVDAPGGGGKIPVMPNYIVSWAANKVVLRNYEGVITTYTEPESYDSNYCDRNCADCNLQLKEDGAEEKAIGIEKLISDWDDTLSLTPEDNERAERNSHVA is encoded by the coding sequence ATGACTGTTTATACAGAACGACAGGAAACACTGGCATGCGTGATTGATGATGAATCTTCCAAGTCTGATTGGACTGACTGGAAGTGGCACATCCGCAATACAATCAGGACTGTCTCCGGTTTTGAAAAAGCTCTTGGTATCAAATTCAGTGATGCTGAGCGCAAAAAACATGAGCTGACCATGCGGAAATTTCCGCTGGCTATCACTCCTTATTATCTTTCACTTATTGATGTTGAAGATTATGAAAATGATCCCGTATTCCTGCAATCTTTCCCCAGCCCGGAAGAGCTGAAGATTGAGCGTTGCGATATGACTGACCCGCTGCATGAGGATGAAGACAGCCCTGTGCCCGGTCTTACCCACCGTTACCCGGACCGGGTGCTTTTTCATATCAGTAACCTTTGCTCCATGTATTGCAGGCACTGCACCCGCAAGCGCAAAGTCGGTGATCAGGATTCCATTCCTTCCCGCGCTCAGCTGGAGCAGGGCATCGAATACATCCGCAACACTCCGCAGGTGCGTGATGTGCTGCTTTCCGGGGGTGATCCGTTCATGCTTTCAGATGAAAAGCTGGATTGGATTCTGACCAAGCTCGGCGAGATTGAACATGTTGAGGTCATCCGCATCGGGACCCGCATGCCGGTTGTTCTGCCTTATCGCATCACTGACAATCTGGTGAATATGCTCAAGAAGCATCATCCGCTCTGGATCAACACCCATTTCAATCATCCTCGGGAAGTCACTGATTCTTCCAGACGTGCTCTTGCCAAGCTGGCTGACGGAGGAATTCCTCTCGGCAATCAGAGTGTGTTGCTGGCCGGAGTTAACGATTGCCCGCGTTTGATCAAGACTCTGAACCAGAAGTTGGTCAAAAACCGGGTCCGCCCTTACTACCTCTACCAATGTGACCTTTCCGAGGGCCTCAGCCATTTCCGTACCCCGGTGGGTAAGGGTATTGAAATCCTTGAAAGCCTGCGCGGACATACCAGCGGTTTTGCCGTGCCGACCTATGTTGTTGATGCTCCGGGCGGGGGCGGTAAAATTCCGGTCATGCCCAACTATATTGTTTCTTGGGCCGCTAATAAAGTGGTGCTGCGAAATTACGAAGGGGTCATCACTACTTATACAGAACCGGAATCTTACGATAGCAATTATTGTGATCGCAACTGCGCTGATTGCAATTTGCAACTCAAGGAGGACGGAGCTGAGGAAAAAGCAATAGGTATTGAAAAACTCATTTCCGATTGGGACGATACCCTCAGCTTAACCCCCGAAGATAACGAAAGGGCGGAACGCAATTCTCATGTTGCATGA
- a CDS encoding amino acid ABC transporter ATP-binding protein, with translation MQETISIENVHKWFDANHVLKGIDLNVGNSDVVVVIGASGSGKSTLLRCVNRLETYTKGEISINGDTVPSDEKEINSMRSRVGMVFQHFNLFPHMSVLGNVTEGPTQVRKMPKKEAVDLGMSFLDKVGMAEKATAYPETLSGGQKQRVAIARALAMEPEVMLFDEPTSALDPELVGEVLTVMRDLADDGMTMMVVTHEMNFANEVADSVAFMDQGVILEQDSPSRLFSAPAEQRTQEFLSQIL, from the coding sequence ATGCAGGAAACTATCAGTATAGAAAATGTTCACAAATGGTTCGACGCCAACCACGTGCTCAAGGGAATTGATCTTAATGTAGGCAACTCCGACGTGGTTGTGGTTATCGGTGCTAGCGGGTCTGGAAAATCCACATTGCTCAGGTGCGTAAACCGCCTTGAAACCTACACCAAAGGCGAAATCAGCATCAACGGAGACACGGTCCCCAGCGACGAAAAGGAAATCAATTCCATGCGTAGCCGGGTAGGGATGGTCTTTCAGCACTTCAATCTTTTCCCGCATATGAGCGTGCTGGGCAACGTTACTGAAGGCCCCACACAGGTACGGAAGATGCCCAAGAAAGAAGCTGTAGATCTGGGCATGTCTTTTCTGGATAAGGTCGGCATGGCTGAGAAAGCAACTGCCTACCCGGAAACATTATCCGGCGGACAGAAGCAGCGGGTGGCCATTGCCCGGGCTTTGGCAATGGAGCCGGAAGTGATGCTTTTTGATGAACCTACTTCAGCTCTTGACCCGGAACTTGTCGGCGAAGTGCTCACGGTTATGCGTGACCTCGCTGACGACGGCATGACCATGATGGTTGTGACTCATGAAATGAATTTTGCAAATGAGGTAGCGGATTCCGTAGCCTTTATGGATCAGGGCGTGATTCTGGAACAGGATAGCCCGTCCCGTCTGTTCTCCGCTCCGGCGGAGCAACGAACGCAGGAATTCCTCTCTCAAATTTTATAA
- a CDS encoding amino acid ABC transporter permease, whose amino-acid sequence MYFDFSSLPEYIPYFLPAAWMTLEITVLGILLGFVLGLITVFMRISDKRIFNLPAHAYIYLVRGTPLLLQLLFIYFGMRSLIGLSALPAAVLALGVHNGAYIAEIFRGAISSISSGQMEAARSIGMSYPRAMLRIILPQAFKRAIPALGNQFIIALKDSSLASTITINELLLKSQQLASSNFMMMEMLSIAGVFYLIYTGAFTFLFHAIERKLDTSRA is encoded by the coding sequence ATGTATTTCGATTTTAGTAGTCTGCCAGAGTATATTCCATATTTTCTTCCGGCAGCATGGATGACCCTTGAGATTACTGTGCTTGGTATTCTTCTTGGGTTTGTTCTCGGCCTCATTACCGTATTCATGCGCATTTCCGATAAGCGGATATTCAATCTTCCGGCCCATGCATACATCTACTTAGTTCGCGGAACCCCGCTTTTGTTGCAGTTGTTGTTTATCTATTTCGGTATGCGCAGCCTTATCGGGCTTTCCGCTCTTCCGGCTGCTGTTCTTGCTTTGGGAGTTCATAACGGGGCTTATATTGCTGAGATTTTCAGGGGCGCGATTTCCTCCATTTCCTCCGGGCAGATGGAAGCAGCGCGCAGTATCGGGATGAGTTATCCGCGGGCAATGCTCAGGATTATCCTGCCGCAGGCTTTCAAGCGTGCGATTCCTGCTTTAGGGAACCAATTTATCATCGCTTTGAAGGATTCTTCCCTTGCCAGCACAATCACCATCAATGAACTGCTGCTTAAATCGCAGCAATTAGCCTCTTCTAATTTCATGATGATGGAAATGCTGTCTATCGCCGGGGTATTTTATCTTATCTATACCGGTGCGTTCACTTTTCTTTTTCATGCAATCGAAAGAAAGCTCGATACGAGCAGGGCTTAA
- a CDS encoding ABC transporter substrate-binding protein: MRRFTALYLAVFTLLIAVAFTGCAQQEKTGLAKVKEAGEVSFAMSGGYPPFNFFNKQNELVGFDVDVAKEVAKRLGVKLKPVTTEWSGIIEGLRSGIYSGILGSMAATDQRKKVVDFSTPYYYSGAQMFVRADAPFKSAEELKAKAVGLVTGTTFEQDAKDLGVTDIRLYKDDTHTLTELSSGVIDGVITDRVVGVNAMNSGKFKVKPLSSPLRKEDIAVAFRKEDKTLTDEVNKILKQMHEDGTLTDLSKKWLKVDITKK, encoded by the coding sequence ATGAGACGTTTTACTGCCTTATACCTTGCGGTGTTCACACTGTTGATCGCTGTGGCTTTTACTGGTTGCGCCCAGCAGGAAAAGACCGGCCTTGCTAAGGTCAAAGAAGCCGGGGAAGTCAGCTTTGCCATGAGCGGCGGCTATCCTCCTTTCAACTTTTTTAACAAGCAGAATGAGTTGGTCGGCTTTGATGTGGATGTAGCCAAAGAAGTTGCCAAAAGATTAGGCGTGAAGCTGAAACCCGTCACCACCGAGTGGAGCGGAATTATTGAAGGGCTGCGTTCCGGTATCTATAGCGGTATTCTTGGCAGCATGGCAGCTACGGATCAGCGTAAAAAGGTCGTGGATTTTTCCACCCCGTATTACTACTCCGGCGCGCAGATGTTTGTCCGCGCAGATGCCCCTTTTAAGTCTGCTGAAGAACTGAAGGCCAAGGCAGTAGGGCTGGTTACCGGAACTACTTTTGAGCAGGACGCCAAAGACCTCGGAGTCACTGATATCCGTCTTTACAAGGATGATACCCATACGCTTACCGAGCTTTCCAGCGGCGTAATTGACGGCGTGATAACTGACCGTGTTGTGGGTGTGAACGCCATGAACAGCGGCAAATTTAAGGTTAAGCCCCTTAGTTCCCCGTTGCGTAAGGAAGACATCGCAGTCGCTTTCCGTAAGGAAGATAAAACCCTTACGGATGAGGTGAATAAGATACTTAAACAGATGCACGAAGACGGTACCCTTACTGATTTGAGTAAGAAGTGGCTTAAGGTAGATATTACCAAGAAATAG
- a CDS encoding PAS domain S-box protein gives MLRSYTSINYQAQELPVSSNTDDNFERLPEPISEVFESFSDFILFTDGGGRICSASSRVVEFFGGPLDGRRLWNILGVESSGIDDFIEAYPVAGVHEIPYGESGGSYSLRLIPLAGPYCSEGYVAVVTNNAPFVELHEAYEERMEDNIAALDDSIALFNALFEAAQDPTFLADSSFRILTSNPAAERLFGRSSALSGNSCLSIFSAKSSKVVREHFETCTTEIPVPFDELLTARHSSGREITVELTMHKVRLQTGIVFHIGLRDMTDIQRLETGLEETREQVDGMNVALRTVIESVEEEKKDMHEDFALQVREQIMPALDRMIKEPVPQMRMSFGRFIKERLSALAGETGDQFEDLLLKLTPREVEICRYIEAGKGTERIGELLSITADTVRTHRKNIRRKLGLQGKSVSLISYLKLQIQS, from the coding sequence TTGTTAAGAAGTTATACTTCAATTAATTATCAAGCACAGGAACTCCCCGTGAGCTCAAATACAGACGACAATTTTGAACGTCTTCCCGAACCTATTTCAGAAGTCTTTGAATCCTTTTCCGACTTTATCCTTTTTACTGATGGCGGCGGGCGCATCTGTTCGGCCAGTAGTCGGGTGGTGGAGTTTTTTGGCGGTCCTTTGGACGGGCGACGTCTCTGGAATATTTTGGGCGTTGAATCATCCGGGATTGATGATTTCATTGAAGCCTACCCAGTAGCGGGGGTGCATGAGATTCCATATGGTGAAAGCGGCGGGAGCTATTCCCTGCGCTTGATTCCCCTTGCCGGGCCGTATTGTTCCGAAGGTTATGTTGCCGTTGTTACCAATAATGCTCCTTTTGTGGAATTGCACGAGGCTTACGAGGAGCGCATGGAAGATAATATTGCGGCCCTTGATGATAGTATTGCCCTTTTTAATGCTCTGTTTGAAGCGGCGCAGGACCCTACTTTTCTGGCAGATTCTTCATTTCGAATACTCACTTCCAATCCCGCCGCAGAAAGGCTTTTCGGGCGTAGTTCCGCTCTTTCCGGTAATAGTTGCTTGAGCATATTCAGCGCGAAATCTTCAAAGGTTGTGCGGGAGCATTTTGAAACCTGCACCACTGAGATTCCGGTTCCCTTTGATGAATTGCTTACCGCGAGGCATAGTTCCGGAAGGGAAATTACAGTTGAGCTGACCATGCATAAAGTGCGTCTGCAAACCGGTATAGTGTTTCATATCGGACTCCGCGACATGACCGATATTCAGCGTCTGGAAACCGGGCTGGAAGAAACACGCGAGCAGGTTGACGGCATGAACGTGGCTTTGCGTACAGTTATTGAGTCTGTAGAAGAAGAAAAAAAGGATATGCACGAAGACTTTGCCTTGCAGGTCCGCGAACAGATAATGCCAGCCCTTGACCGGATGATCAAAGAACCGGTTCCGCAGATGCGTATGAGTTTTGGGCGTTTTATCAAGGAACGGCTATCAGCACTTGCCGGGGAGACCGGTGATCAATTTGAAGACCTGCTGCTGAAATTAACTCCTCGTGAAGTGGAAATCTGCCGTTATATCGAGGCCGGAAAAGGTACTGAACGTATAGGCGAACTCCTCTCAATTACCGCTGACACCGTACGCACCCACCGCAAAAATATTCGCCGTAAGCTTGGCTTGCAGGGCAAGAGTGTCTCATTGATTTCTTATCTCAAACTTCAGATTCAGTCTTAA
- a CDS encoding AAA family ATPase, which produces MTDIIRKPAKKWNFDPQFDLKKFVLSSMKAGLWCSFGKMDKMAVAGVDMLDSVGFSRTESSWQDDTWKLIMRALHKAMTDLSQKNEELIPSECEFDDSLLEKAIGKFDEAEICIGIDFAKKPEEIGIMEPARNVLKSIILGTGVDANTAGHISDRLPGQFVLSLREEWLENLDKYQRIKDAFDTPFDDAVRREERWGAYLAYVQTLPQEQVFGASFGLDKIYIPLRGYIEQKIETKDEPPRKQVRVAFDLIKRVEEWLLGSENQLFIKGGPGCGKSSFSKILCAKLAARGKKVVFVPLQKFNITDNFTRAIDNFMNEQHGFFRDFEVLKDDVVVVLDGLDEISEAGTQGQKAADDFMRYLRNAYGDAQNFKTIVTGRTLAVESVENWYDGKSGIINILEYLINENYYELYTEDSQSIIQTDQRIEWWERYNSIQGTEATGLPDFLTNESQSQESLKEISAQPLLNYLLALAVESKFQIDHDTNINTVYEHLLNEFNKKFATSKYDGLDINPDTFSRFLMEAAICAWQGGEIRRSSWKAIKERCESIGGEQSILEALNECGDEPHAKLLVSFYFGSAGNTQEQAFEFTHKSFGEYLAARRVTQEIKWLKSMNQHFNHEDFLRKWVQMFGPARLDHDLLLFIKREISQIPLNEISSWQNMIISRLNYVIKESFPLNTLANCKSYKSIQTHATNAEESLFLVLNICAEHTKNISQITWPEPYSFRRFIHQVQSQRENSFRLDISYLDISKQLIDLFASLRTKLTNCNLNKTACRLSVLMNAQLSGSVLTKADLWKTNLERANLTDANLTDSDLSGTIFTDADLIKTNLTGANLTEANLTRANLTAANLTAADLTDANFTGADLTDATLKAAIIKNTNFTDAILDDDQRKYIEAQRKKYE; this is translated from the coding sequence ATGACAGATATAATTAGAAAACCAGCAAAAAAATGGAACTTTGATCCACAATTTGATCTCAAAAAATTTGTCCTCAGCTCAATGAAGGCAGGACTATGGTGCTCATTCGGCAAAATGGATAAAATGGCCGTTGCTGGTGTCGATATGCTAGATTCAGTTGGTTTTAGCCGAACTGAAAGTAGCTGGCAGGACGATACATGGAAACTGATAATGCGCGCCCTGCACAAGGCAATGACCGATCTTTCCCAGAAAAATGAAGAACTTATACCCAGTGAATGTGAATTTGATGATTCCCTGCTTGAAAAAGCTATAGGTAAATTCGATGAAGCGGAAATCTGTATAGGAATTGATTTCGCGAAGAAGCCGGAAGAAATCGGCATCATGGAACCGGCCCGAAATGTACTGAAAAGCATTATTCTAGGAACAGGAGTTGACGCGAATACTGCCGGACATATTTCAGACAGACTGCCCGGACAATTTGTTCTATCACTTCGCGAAGAATGGCTGGAAAATCTTGATAAATACCAACGGATAAAAGACGCTTTTGATACTCCTTTTGACGACGCTGTACGCCGTGAAGAGCGTTGGGGGGCTTATCTTGCATATGTGCAGACCCTGCCGCAAGAGCAAGTTTTCGGTGCCTCTTTTGGACTTGATAAAATTTATATTCCATTGCGGGGGTATATTGAACAAAAAATTGAAACAAAAGACGAACCCCCTAGAAAACAAGTTCGCGTCGCCTTTGACCTTATTAAACGAGTTGAGGAATGGCTATTAGGGAGTGAAAACCAGCTTTTTATCAAAGGCGGTCCGGGATGCGGAAAATCATCATTTTCCAAAATACTTTGTGCAAAACTAGCTGCTAGAGGAAAGAAAGTTGTTTTTGTTCCACTACAAAAATTTAATATTACTGACAACTTCACCCGTGCTATTGATAACTTCATGAATGAGCAACACGGTTTCTTTAGAGACTTTGAAGTGTTGAAAGATGATGTAGTTGTCGTCCTTGATGGTTTAGACGAAATTTCCGAAGCAGGTACGCAAGGACAAAAAGCTGCGGATGACTTTATGCGCTACCTGCGAAATGCTTATGGAGACGCTCAAAACTTTAAGACTATTGTTACAGGCAGAACGTTGGCAGTTGAGTCCGTCGAAAACTGGTATGATGGGAAAAGTGGCATTATTAATATCCTTGAATATCTCATAAACGAAAATTATTATGAACTTTATACAGAAGACTCCCAGTCAATTATACAAACAGACCAACGAATTGAATGGTGGGAGAGATATAACTCAATCCAAGGAACTGAGGCTACAGGACTGCCAGATTTTTTAACCAATGAATCTCAATCACAAGAATCACTAAAGGAAATTTCTGCTCAACCGTTACTTAACTATCTGCTGGCTCTCGCAGTTGAAAGCAAATTTCAAATCGATCACGACACCAATATAAATACCGTTTATGAACACCTGTTAAACGAATTTAATAAAAAGTTTGCCACAAGCAAATATGATGGTTTGGATATCAATCCTGACACCTTCAGCAGATTTCTCATGGAAGCCGCTATATGTGCATGGCAGGGAGGAGAAATTAGGCGGTCAAGTTGGAAAGCAATCAAGGAAAGATGTGAATCCATCGGAGGAGAGCAATCTATATTGGAAGCTCTCAATGAGTGCGGCGACGAACCCCATGCAAAGTTGCTGGTGTCATTTTATTTTGGGTCAGCAGGAAATACTCAGGAGCAGGCTTTTGAGTTTACTCATAAAAGCTTTGGTGAATATTTAGCCGCAAGAAGAGTAACCCAAGAAATAAAATGGTTAAAATCTATGAATCAACACTTTAACCATGAAGATTTCTTACGTAAATGGGTTCAAATGTTTGGCCCAGCTCGACTAGACCATGATTTGTTACTATTTATAAAACGTGAAATATCACAAATACCTCTTAACGAAATAAGCAGTTGGCAAAACATGATAATATCCAGACTCAACTACGTTATTAAAGAAAGCTTTCCTTTAAATACGTTGGCTAACTGCAAATCATATAAATCAATACAAACACATGCTACAAATGCAGAAGAATCATTATTTCTCGTTTTAAATATATGCGCCGAGCACACCAAAAATATATCCCAAATAACATGGCCAGAACCATATTCATTTCGTAGATTCATACACCAAGTCCAATCCCAAAGAGAAAACTCATTCCGCCTTGATATATCGTACTTAGATATCTCTAAACAACTTATAGACCTATTTGCTTCTCTTAGAACCAAACTAACTAACTGCAACTTAAATAAAACAGCATGTAGACTGAGCGTTCTAATGAATGCACAACTATCAGGATCAGTGCTAACTAAAGCTGATTTGTGGAAAACAAACTTAGAAAGAGCAAATTTAACCGATGCAAACCTCACTGATTCAGACCTCTCTGGCACTATTTTTACCGATGCAGACCTTATAAAAACAAACTTAACAGGTGCAAATCTAACAGAAGCAAATCTTACAAGAGCAAACCTTACTGCTGCAAACCTTACTGCTGCTGACCTCACCGACGCAAATTTCACAGGAGCCGATCTAACAGATGCTACCCTAAAAGCCGCAATCATAAAAAACACCAATTTCACCGACGCAATCCTAGATGACGATCAACGCAAATACATCGAAGCTCAAAGAAAAAAATACGAATAG
- the hydF gene encoding [FeFe] hydrogenase H-cluster maturation GTPase HydF, translating to MSNKAPRGVRLVITLVGKRNAGKSSLINAIAGQDVAIVSEQPGTTTDPVPKHYELLPLGPVTFYDTAGLDDFGEVGELRVKATNKILMRTDLALIVVGEDGLTDYEVELIGKIAELEIPYLVVFNKNDLREPTEADMEYCRKGSIPFHRASVLESCSVDKLKKAIIDLAPEEMKREPVLAGDLFGEGDWVVCVVPIDLSAPKGRLILPQVQVLRDILDCNGVGVTVKEHEIEDTLSSMKRKPALVITDSQVVMSVAEDVPDEIPLTTFSTLFARYKGDLPRLVEGATAIDSLQDGDTILIGEACSHHSMEDDIGKVKIPRWIREYTGKDINFVVYSGHDFPDDLERFKLVIHCGACMINRSEMLRRIKECQRSGVPVTNYGVAISKVQGVLDRIISPFNL from the coding sequence ATGTCGAATAAAGCTCCACGCGGTGTTCGTCTGGTTATAACTCTTGTTGGCAAACGTAATGCCGGTAAGTCATCGTTGATAAATGCAATTGCCGGACAGGATGTGGCTATTGTCTCCGAACAGCCCGGAACGACCACTGACCCGGTGCCTAAGCATTATGAATTGCTCCCTTTAGGACCGGTAACGTTTTATGACACCGCCGGACTTGATGACTTTGGAGAAGTGGGTGAACTCCGTGTAAAAGCGACCAATAAAATTTTGATGCGTACGGATCTAGCCCTGATTGTAGTGGGGGAAGATGGGCTGACGGATTATGAGGTGGAGTTGATCGGTAAGATTGCTGAGTTGGAGATTCCGTATCTGGTTGTTTTCAATAAGAACGACCTGCGCGAACCGACTGAAGCGGATATGGAATATTGCCGGAAGGGTAGTATTCCGTTTCACAGAGCTTCAGTGCTTGAATCCTGCTCTGTTGATAAGCTCAAGAAAGCCATTATTGATCTGGCCCCAGAGGAAATGAAACGGGAGCCTGTCCTTGCCGGAGATCTTTTCGGTGAAGGGGATTGGGTGGTTTGTGTTGTGCCCATTGATCTATCTGCTCCCAAGGGACGTTTGATCCTTCCGCAGGTGCAGGTTTTACGGGATATTCTTGATTGTAACGGCGTGGGCGTGACTGTCAAAGAGCACGAGATTGAGGACACATTATCATCAATGAAGCGCAAGCCTGCATTAGTCATAACCGATTCACAGGTTGTTATGAGCGTTGCCGAGGATGTACCGGATGAGATTCCGTTGACTACCTTCTCTACGCTCTTTGCGCGGTACAAGGGCGATTTGCCCCGTCTTGTGGAGGGAGCAACGGCTATTGATTCATTGCAGGATGGAGATACCATCCTTATAGGTGAAGCCTGTTCTCATCATTCTATGGAAGATGATATCGGAAAGGTCAAAATTCCACGCTGGATTCGTGAGTATACCGGTAAGGATATCAACTTTGTTGTGTATTCCGGGCATGATTTTCCTGATGATCTTGAACGTTTCAAGCTGGTGATTCATTGCGGCGCCTGTATGATTAACCGTAGTGAGATGCTGCGGCGTATCAAGGAGTGCCAGCGTAGCGGCGTTCCGGTAACCAACTATGGAGTGGCAATATCCAAAGTTCAAGGAGTGCTGGATCGGATCATTAGCCCCTTTAATCTCTAA